Proteins co-encoded in one Campylobacter jejuni genomic window:
- a CDS encoding McrC family protein has protein sequence MKTSNTFSIIEYQAFSKEDLKEIFKEKAEGFYKELEDFAKNNENLLGFKNKNSLKAKNYVGIIQTKSGVLEILPKCTNLDSYKKEDSSSNHDKEKLRRCYELDNISKNNDFYEKDFKFNPKNLLINMLKTLKNSPFKKSQISSLQSSKIPLFEVFITMFLDEFDSVYKKGLMRSYLSCEENRAFLKGKLLFNEHIKQNLIHKERFFTSSDEFVLDIAPNRLIKSTLNFLKSKTSLNKFRLIKAMQMLDEVEFSKNYEKDFSYKISRHFDYYENLLLWCKIFLKNESFMPYHGKNEAFTLLFPMEKIFEDYVAYMLKKVNSTQDIKIQSSGKYLISKNDENCFMLKPDLYIENKMILDTKWKIPNDSEDEKKQGIAQSDLYQMFAYACKFKIYDIKLVYPLCEKTQDLQRKIAEKFFVFKASEHLYFKEQRQKDIKVQVFFAPLPF, from the coding sequence ATGAAAACAAGTAATACTTTTTCCATCATCGAATACCAAGCTTTTTCTAAAGAAGATTTAAAAGAAATTTTCAAAGAAAAGGCCGAAGGGTTTTATAAAGAGCTAGAAGACTTTGCAAAAAATAATGAAAATCTTCTAGGCTTTAAAAACAAAAATTCCTTAAAAGCTAAAAATTATGTCGGCATTATACAGACTAAAAGCGGGGTTTTGGAGATTTTGCCAAAATGCACGAATTTAGATAGTTATAAAAAAGAAGATAGTTCTTCAAATCATGACAAAGAAAAACTAAGAAGATGTTATGAATTAGACAATATTTCTAAAAATAATGATTTTTATGAAAAAGATTTTAAATTTAATCCTAAAAATCTTTTGATAAATATGCTAAAAACCTTAAAAAACTCTCCCTTTAAAAAATCGCAAATTTCATCTTTGCAAAGTTCTAAAATTCCTTTATTTGAAGTGTTTATCACTATGTTTTTAGATGAATTTGATAGCGTGTATAAAAAAGGCTTGATGAGATCTTATCTAAGTTGCGAAGAAAATAGGGCTTTTTTAAAGGGAAAATTACTATTTAACGAGCATATCAAGCAAAATTTGATACACAAAGAAAGATTTTTTACAAGTAGTGATGAATTTGTGTTAGACATAGCACCCAATCGTTTGATAAAATCAACATTAAATTTTTTAAAATCAAAAACAAGTTTGAATAAATTTAGACTTATAAAAGCCATGCAAATGCTTGATGAGGTAGAATTTTCTAAAAATTATGAAAAAGATTTTAGCTATAAAATTTCAAGACATTTTGATTATTATGAAAACTTGCTTTTGTGGTGTAAAATTTTCTTAAAAAATGAAAGTTTTATGCCTTATCATGGTAAAAATGAAGCTTTTACCTTGCTTTTTCCTATGGAGAAAATTTTTGAAGATTATGTAGCTTATATGCTAAAAAAAGTAAATTCAACTCAAGATATTAAAATCCAAAGCAGTGGAAAGTATCTAATCTCAAAAAATGATGAAAATTGTTTCATGTTAAAGCCTGATTTATATATAGAAAATAAAATGATCCTAGATACCAAATGGAAAATTCCAAATGATAGTGAAGATGAGAAAAAACAGGGTATAGCACAAAGCGATTTGTATCAAATGTTTGCTTATGCTTGCAAATTTAAAATTTATGATATTAAACTTGTGTATCCTTTATGTGAGAAAACTCAAGATTTACAAAGAAAAATCGCAGAAAAATTTTTTGTTTTTAAGGCAAGCGAGCATTTGTATTTTAAAGAACAAAGGCAAAAAGATATAAAAGTGCAAGTGTTTTTTGCACCTTTACCTTTTTAA
- the infB gene encoding translation initiation factor IF-2, whose amino-acid sequence MAKIRIHEIAKELGYDSKEIIEKANELGLGIKTASNAVEPEIAAAIYEYIQTREIPEAFKKNIKTPTAKKPKKENIKEQEKLNESEKKEPKKEEKLKQEVKKEELKVEKENAKEEEKQEIIDAHKPQSLASATLAKRRGLVIVKKKKDEEEIQVKKEEVKNSNDISINNEERLSLKTMFSNADESLKKKKKEKKSIAASKKESTEKMNFLDEHDFGDISLDDEDEVVLPDFSVKEQEKPQNINKKQPNFIRQAVGNSAGFGLEGGIQRRSRKKPPKKIEKKEVEEVSSVAISKEIRVYEFADKIGKSTSEVISKLFMLGMMTTKNDFLDEDAIEILAAEFGIEINIINEADEFDYVKDYEEEIDEKDLVTRAPVITIMGHVDHGKTSLLDYIRKSRVASGEAGGITQHVGAYMVEKNGRKITFIDTPGHEAFTAMRARGASITDIVIIVVAADDGVKPQTKEAINHAKAAGVPIIIAINKMDKEAANPDMVKTQLAEMEIMPVEWGGSYEFAGVSAKTGMGIEDLLEIVLLQADILELKANPKSFAKASIIESSVQKGRGAVATIIVQNGTLTVGSTVVAGEAYGKVRAMSDDQGKALKEIKPGECGVIVGLSEVADAGEILIAVKTDKEAREYANKRHEYNRQKELSKSTKVSIDELGAKIKEGNLKALPVILKADVQGSLEALKASLEKLRNDEIKVNIIHSGVGGITQSDIELASASENSIVLGFNIRPTGEVKERAKDKGVEIKTYNVIYNLLDDVKALLGGMMSPIISEEQLGQAEIRQVINVPKIGQIAGCMVTEGVINRGAKIRLIRDGVVVYEGNVSSLKRFKDDAKEVAKGYECGVGIEGCDDMRVGDYIESYKEVEEQASL is encoded by the coding sequence ATGGCAAAGATTAGAATTCATGAAATCGCAAAAGAATTAGGTTATGATAGTAAGGAAATTATTGAAAAGGCAAATGAATTAGGACTTGGAATTAAAACAGCATCAAATGCTGTAGAACCCGAGATTGCGGCAGCTATTTATGAGTATATACAAACAAGAGAAATTCCAGAAGCTTTTAAGAAAAATATCAAAACTCCTACGGCAAAAAAGCCTAAAAAAGAAAATATAAAAGAACAAGAAAAGCTAAATGAATCTGAAAAAAAAGAACCTAAAAAAGAAGAAAAGCTTAAACAAGAAGTTAAAAAAGAAGAATTAAAAGTTGAAAAAGAAAATGCAAAAGAGGAAGAAAAACAAGAAATTATTGATGCTCATAAGCCACAAAGCCTTGCTAGTGCAACTTTAGCCAAAAGACGCGGACTTGTCATTGTTAAAAAGAAAAAAGACGAAGAAGAAATTCAAGTTAAAAAAGAAGAAGTAAAAAATTCAAATGATATATCTATCAATAATGAAGAGCGCTTAAGTTTAAAAACTATGTTTTCAAATGCTGATGAGAGTTTAAAGAAAAAGAAAAAAGAAAAAAAATCTATTGCTGCGAGTAAAAAAGAAAGTACCGAAAAAATGAATTTTTTAGATGAACATGATTTTGGTGATATTTCTTTAGATGATGAAGATGAGGTAGTGTTACCTGATTTTAGTGTAAAAGAACAAGAAAAACCACAAAATATCAATAAAAAACAACCTAATTTTATAAGACAAGCTGTTGGAAATTCTGCGGGTTTTGGACTTGAAGGTGGAATTCAAAGAAGAAGTCGTAAAAAACCACCTAAAAAGATTGAAAAAAAGGAAGTAGAAGAAGTAAGTAGCGTTGCTATTTCTAAAGAAATTCGTGTGTATGAATTCGCTGATAAGATAGGAAAAAGCACTAGTGAAGTGATTTCAAAACTTTTCATGCTTGGAATGATGACAACAAAAAATGATTTCTTAGATGAAGATGCGATTGAAATTTTGGCTGCTGAATTTGGTATAGAGATCAATATCATTAACGAGGCTGATGAGTTTGATTATGTAAAAGACTATGAAGAAGAGATTGATGAAAAAGATTTAGTGACTAGAGCACCTGTGATTACTATCATGGGGCATGTTGATCATGGTAAAACTTCTTTGTTAGATTATATCAGAAAATCACGCGTTGCAAGTGGAGAAGCAGGGGGTATTACCCAACACGTGGGTGCTTATATGGTAGAAAAAAACGGGCGCAAAATTACTTTTATTGATACTCCAGGTCACGAAGCTTTTACTGCTATGCGTGCAAGGGGTGCAAGTATCACTGATATTGTAATCATCGTTGTAGCTGCAGATGATGGAGTAAAACCACAAACTAAAGAAGCGATAAATCATGCTAAGGCAGCAGGTGTGCCTATTATTATCGCTATTAACAAAATGGATAAAGAAGCGGCAAATCCTGATATGGTAAAAACTCAACTCGCAGAAATGGAAATTATGCCAGTAGAATGGGGCGGATCTTATGAATTTGCAGGAGTTTCGGCTAAAACAGGAATGGGGATTGAAGATTTACTTGAAATTGTGCTTTTACAAGCTGATATTTTAGAACTTAAAGCCAATCCAAAAAGTTTTGCTAAAGCAAGCATTATAGAAAGTTCTGTGCAAAAAGGGCGTGGCGCGGTAGCTACTATCATCGTGCAAAATGGAACACTTACTGTAGGAAGTACTGTGGTTGCAGGCGAGGCTTATGGAAAAGTGCGTGCGATGAGCGATGATCAAGGTAAAGCCTTAAAAGAAATCAAACCAGGTGAATGTGGGGTTATCGTAGGACTTAGTGAAGTAGCAGATGCAGGTGAAATTTTAATCGCAGTAAAAACAGATAAAGAAGCAAGAGAATACGCTAATAAACGCCACGAATACAACCGCCAAAAAGAACTTAGCAAATCCACTAAAGTTAGCATTGATGAGCTTGGAGCTAAGATCAAAGAAGGCAATCTAAAAGCCTTGCCTGTTATTTTAAAAGCTGATGTGCAAGGATCTTTAGAAGCCTTAAAAGCAAGTTTAGAAAAACTTAGAAATGATGAGATTAAAGTGAATATCATTCATAGCGGGGTAGGAGGGATCACACAAAGTGATATAGAGCTTGCAAGTGCGAGTGAAAACTCTATAGTACTAGGTTTTAACATACGCCCAACAGGGGAAGTTAAAGAGCGTGCTAAGGATAAAGGCGTAGAAATTAAAACCTATAATGTGATTTATAATCTTTTAGACGATGTAAAAGCCTTACTTGGTGGTATGATGAGCCCGATTATTTCTGAAGAGCAATTAGGACAAGCAGAGATTAGACAAGTGATCAATGTGCCAAAAATCGGACAAATCGCAGGTTGTATGGTAACTGAAGGGGTGATTAACCGTGGAGCTAAAATTCGCCTTATCCGTGATGGAGTTGTGGTTTATGAAGGAAATGTAAGCTCGCTTAAACGTTTTAAAGATGATGCTAAAGAAGTGGCAAAAGGCTATGAGTGTGGCGTAGGTATAGAAGGGTGTGATGATATGAGAGTGGGTGATTATATAGAAAGCTATAAAGAAGTAGAGGAACAAGCAAGTCTATGA
- the rimP gene encoding ribosome maturation factor RimP encodes MNLEALCKEAELSFYDDELVSENGKKIYRIYVQKEGGVNLDDCAKLSEILSPIFDVEPPVNGEYFLEVSSPGLERKLSKIEHFAKSIGELVKITTNEKEKFEAKIIAVDDENITLENLENKEKTTINFNDIKKARTFIQW; translated from the coding sequence ATGAATCTTGAAGCCCTTTGCAAAGAAGCAGAACTTAGCTTTTATGATGATGAGCTAGTAAGTGAAAATGGTAAAAAAATTTATAGAATTTATGTGCAAAAAGAAGGCGGGGTAAATCTTGATGATTGTGCAAAGCTTAGTGAAATTTTATCGCCTATTTTTGATGTAGAACCACCTGTAAATGGGGAGTATTTTTTAGAAGTATCTTCACCAGGACTTGAAAGAAAACTTAGCAAGATAGAACATTTTGCAAAAAGTATAGGTGAACTTGTGAAGATCACAACCAATGAAAAAGAAAAATTCGAAGCAAAAATCATTGCTGTAGATGATGAAAATATCACTTTAGAAAATTTAGAAAATAAAGAAAAAACTACTATAAATTTTAATGATATAAAAAAAGCTAGAACTTTCATACAGTGGTAA
- the rbfA gene encoding 30S ribosome-binding factor RbfA produces MNPSEIKKLRTESILKELIPEALANLDDENLKNLCVVDVECKKGRYDAFVYLDKMFFNVHEQEKILSSLKKASRALQNYCMSEQGWYRCPNFHFKFDDRLEYQNHMDALFEKIKKDKNES; encoded by the coding sequence ATGAACCCAAGTGAGATTAAAAAACTACGCACTGAAAGTATCTTAAAAGAGCTGATCCCTGAAGCTTTAGCAAATTTAGATGATGAAAATTTGAAAAATTTGTGTGTAGTGGATGTAGAGTGTAAAAAAGGCAGATACGATGCTTTTGTGTATCTTGATAAAATGTTTTTTAATGTTCATGAGCAAGAAAAAATTTTATCTTCTTTAAAAAAGGCAAGTAGAGCTTTGCAAAATTATTGCATGAGCGAGCAGGGCTGGTATAGGTGTCCGAATTTTCATTTTAAATTTGATGATAGGCTTGAGTATCAAAACCATATGGACGCACTTTTTGAAAAAATAAAAAAGGATAAAAATGAATCTTGA
- a CDS encoding metal ABC transporter permease: MLEILNFTFFQNALLGAILVSIACGIIGTLVMINRLFSMAGGITHGAFGGIGIAFYFSLPILLSTGIFTLFLAFLVAFLAKRYEHRSDSIIAVIWAFGMAVGIILIDLSPSYNTDLMAYLFGSILAVGTQDLWLMALVDSVVILLIFLFYRQFEALSFDAEFAKVRGINTSFFHYLLIALMAFCIVISIRLVGLILVMALLSIPSFIAENFTKRLGFIMILASFLSMIFCVLGLILSYYLNLSSGACIIAVACFGFLMHLIGKFLKR; this comes from the coding sequence ATGCTTGAAATTTTAAATTTCACCTTTTTTCAAAATGCTTTACTAGGAGCGATTTTAGTCAGTATAGCTTGTGGGATCATAGGCACTTTGGTGATGATAAATCGCCTTTTTTCTATGGCTGGAGGTATAACACATGGGGCTTTTGGTGGTATAGGTATAGCTTTTTATTTCTCTTTGCCCATTTTATTAAGCACGGGAATATTTACTTTATTTTTGGCTTTTTTAGTAGCTTTTTTAGCTAAACGCTATGAACACAGAAGTGATAGTATTATCGCTGTAATCTGGGCTTTTGGAATGGCTGTTGGGATTATTTTAATCGATTTAAGCCCTAGTTATAACACAGATTTAATGGCTTATCTTTTTGGGAGCATTTTGGCTGTAGGAACACAAGATTTATGGCTTATGGCTTTGGTTGATAGCGTGGTGATACTTTTGATCTTTTTATTTTATAGACAATTTGAAGCATTAAGCTTTGATGCGGAATTTGCAAAAGTTCGTGGTATCAATACAAGTTTTTTTCATTATCTTTTAATCGCCCTTATGGCTTTTTGTATAGTTATTTCTATACGCCTTGTAGGGCTTATTTTGGTTATGGCTTTACTTAGTATCCCAAGCTTTATTGCTGAAAATTTTACTAAAAGACTTGGCTTTATCATGATTTTGGCAAGTTTTTTAAGTATGATTTTTTGTGTTTTAGGACTTATACTTAGCTATTATCTTAATCTCTCAAGCGGTGCTTGCATCATAGCTGTAGCTTGCTTTGGTTTTTTAATGCATTTGATAGGGAAATTTTTAAAAAGGTAA
- a CDS encoding ABC transporter ATP-binding protein has protein sequence MLFFEISNLNYAYDNEIILKNINLNYDNKDFLSIIGPNGAGKSTLVKLILGLLKSKNEIHFKALQRKEIGYVPQHTLANPNFCPRVLEIVLMGLVSKKIFGFYGKKDKEKAMQALKSVGMEKFWNKTIDSLSGGQRQRVFIARALASECKMLILDEPTASVDNKSAIQIFELLSSLHQKGMGILLICHDINLVLAYSDKIAHLNKELFLHTNTKEKEKSSFLKHLYENHSHFCDVEMSLNTCFCDEENCDSKKLCEQEFTRRNLKKTEFKKENFCLKFSKENNA, from the coding sequence ATGCTTTTTTTTGAAATTTCTAATCTAAACTACGCTTATGATAATGAAATCATCTTAAAAAACATCAATCTTAACTATGACAATAAAGACTTTCTCTCTATCATAGGTCCAAATGGTGCAGGAAAATCAACACTCGTAAAACTTATCTTAGGACTTTTAAAATCCAAAAATGAAATCCATTTCAAAGCTCTTCAAAGAAAAGAAATAGGCTATGTTCCTCAACACACTCTAGCCAATCCTAATTTTTGTCCAAGAGTACTTGAAATCGTTCTTATGGGACTTGTAAGTAAAAAAATTTTTGGTTTTTATGGGAAAAAAGATAAAGAAAAAGCTATGCAAGCTTTAAAAAGTGTAGGAATGGAAAAATTTTGGAACAAAACAATTGATTCTCTAAGCGGAGGACAAAGACAACGTGTTTTTATCGCAAGAGCCTTAGCTAGTGAATGTAAGATGCTTATTTTAGATGAACCTACCGCAAGCGTTGATAACAAGTCTGCTATACAAATTTTTGAACTTCTAAGCTCTTTGCACCAAAAAGGCATGGGAATTTTACTCATTTGTCACGATATCAACCTTGTATTAGCTTATAGCGATAAAATTGCACATTTAAACAAAGAACTTTTCTTACATACCAACACTAAAGAAAAAGAAAAAAGTTCATTTTTAAAACATTTATACGAAAACCACTCTCATTTTTGTGATGTAGAAATGAGTTTAAATACTTGTTTTTGCGATGAAGAAAATTGCGATAGTAAAAAACTATGCGAACAAGAATTTACAAGAAGAAATTTGAAAAAAACAGAATTTAAAAAAGAAAATTTTTGTTTAAAATTTTCAAAGGAAAATAATGCTTGA
- a CDS encoding metal ABC transporter solute-binding protein, Zn/Mn family gives MKKIILFILSLGIFYTFTQAKNLEQEQNTSSNLVSVSIAPQAFFVKKIAANTLDVNVILPPNSNEHNFEFKPSTMKKLEKSDIYFTIGLEFEKVFTDKFKQNFPKLQVVNMQKNIALIQTHDTHEHSHEHEHHEHEHFDPHTWLDPILVQTMALNIYDTLIQKYPQNENLYKENLDKFLAELNSLNLQIASKLEKLKNREFVVYHPSWTYFAKRYNLTQIPVEILGKEPKSKDLQKLITLMKDKNLKVIFVQNGFPENAAKTLAKECDAKIYKIDHLSYDWENELLKTADAFSHNL, from the coding sequence TTGAAAAAAATTATATTATTTATCTTATCTTTAGGGATATTTTACACTTTCACACAAGCTAAAAATTTAGAGCAAGAACAAAATACTAGTAGCAATTTAGTTAGTGTCAGTATAGCACCTCAAGCATTTTTTGTTAAAAAAATAGCTGCAAATACTCTAGATGTCAATGTTATTTTGCCCCCAAATAGCAATGAGCATAATTTTGAATTTAAACCAAGTACTATGAAAAAACTTGAAAAAAGTGATATTTATTTCACTATAGGCTTAGAATTTGAAAAAGTTTTTACGGATAAATTTAAACAAAATTTTCCAAAACTTCAAGTTGTAAATATGCAAAAAAACATAGCTTTGATTCAAACTCATGATACACACGAACACTCTCATGAGCATGAACACCACGAACATGAGCATTTTGATCCTCATACTTGGCTAGATCCTATTTTAGTCCAAACTATGGCTTTAAATATTTATGACACCTTAATTCAAAAATATCCACAAAATGAAAATTTATATAAAGAAAATTTAGATAAATTTTTAGCAGAATTAAATAGTTTAAATTTACAAATTGCCTCAAAATTAGAAAAATTAAAAAATAGAGAATTTGTAGTTTATCATCCTTCTTGGACATATTTTGCAAAACGCTATAATCTTACACAAATTCCTGTAGAAATTTTAGGCAAGGAACCAAAAAGCAAAGATTTGCAAAAACTTATCACTCTAATGAAAGATAAAAATTTAAAAGTCATTTTTGTTCAAAATGGTTTCCCTGAAAATGCAGCAAAAACACTTGCTAAAGAATGTGATGCAAAAATTTACAAAATAGATCATTTATCTTATGATTGGGAAAATGAGCTTTTAAAAACTGCTGATGCCTTTTCTCATAATTTATAA
- a CDS encoding methyl-accepting chemotaxis protein codes for MKSVKLKVTLIANLITVVCLVILGVITFMFVKQEIFHEVVNAEINYVKTAKNSIESFKARNSLALESLAKSILKHPVEQLDNQDALMHYVGKDLKKFRDAGRFLAVYIAQPNGELVVSDPDSDAKNLDFGTYGKADNYDARTREYYIEAVKTNKLYITPSYIDVTTNLPCFTYSIPLYKDGKFIGVLAIDVLAADLQAEFENLPGRIFVFDEENKVFVSTDKTLLQQGYDISTIANLAKTKKDFEPFEYTRLKDGGERFAVCVKVSGIYTACGAKPIEQIEAPVIKAAFIQAIVVIIVVVFSVILLYFIVSKYLSPLAAIQTGLTSFFDFINHKTKNVSTIEVKSNDEFGQISNAINENILATKRGLEQDNQAVKESVETVHVVEGGNLTARITANPRNPQLIELKNVLNRLLDALQARVGSDMNEIQRVFNSYKSLDFTTEVKDANGAVEVTTNALGQEIIKMLKQSSDFANALANESGKLQTAVQSLTTSSNSQAASLEETAAALEEITSSMQNVSVKTSDVIAQSEEIKNVTGIIGDIADQINLLALNAAIEAARAGEHGRGFAVVADEVRKLAERTQKSLSEIEANTNLLVQSINDMAESIKEQTAGITQINDSVAQIDQTTKDNVEIANESAIISSTVSDIANNILEDVKKKRF; via the coding sequence ATGAAAAGCGTAAAATTGAAGGTTACACTGATTGCAAATTTAATCACGGTAGTGTGTTTGGTAATTTTAGGTGTTATAACATTTATGTTTGTAAAGCAAGAAATTTTTCATGAAGTTGTGAATGCTGAAATAAATTATGTTAAAACGGCTAAAAATTCTATAGAGTCTTTTAAGGCAAGAAATTCTTTAGCTCTTGAAAGTTTGGCTAAAAGCATTTTAAAGCATCCCGTAGAACAGTTGGATAACCAAGATGCTTTAATGCATTATGTTGGAAAAGATTTAAAGAAATTTAGAGATGCTGGAAGATTCTTAGCAGTTTATATCGCTCAACCAAATGGCGAACTTGTTGTAAGCGATCCAGACTCTGATGCTAAAAATTTAGATTTTGGAACTTATGGAAAAGCTGATAATTATGATGCTAGAACAAGAGAATATTATATAGAAGCAGTTAAAACAAATAAACTTTATATTACCCCATCTTATATTGATGTAACTACAAATTTACCTTGCTTTACATATTCTATTCCGCTTTATAAAGATGGTAAATTTATAGGAGTTTTGGCTATAGATGTTCTTGCAGCAGATTTGCAAGCTGAATTTGAAAATTTACCAGGTAGAATTTTTGTATTTGATGAAGAAAATAAAGTATTTGTTTCTACAGATAAAACTCTTTTGCAACAAGGTTATGATATTAGTACTATTGCAAATCTTGCAAAAACCAAGAAAGATTTTGAACCTTTTGAGTATACTAGACTAAAAGATGGTGGTGAAAGATTTGCTGTGTGTGTAAAAGTTTCTGGAATTTATACTGCTTGCGGTGCAAAGCCAATAGAACAAATAGAGGCTCCAGTTATAAAAGCTGCATTTATTCAAGCCATTGTTGTCATTATTGTAGTAGTATTTAGCGTCATCCTCCTTTATTTCATCGTATCAAAATACCTCTCCCCACTTGCAGCTATCCAAACAGGTTTAACTTCATTCTTTGACTTTATCAACCATAAAACAAAAAATGTTTCTACTATAGAAGTAAAAAGCAATGATGAATTTGGACAAATCTCAAATGCTATCAATGAAAACATTCTTGCTACTAAAAGAGGTTTAGAACAAGACAATCAAGCCGTTAAAGAATCAGTTGAAACTGTTCATGTAGTAGAAGGTGGTAATTTAACAGCAAGAATTACTGCTAATCCAAGAAACCCACAATTAATAGAATTAAAAAATGTTCTAAATAGACTTCTTGATGCTTTACAAGCTAGAGTAGGTTCTGATATGAATGAAATTCAAAGAGTATTTAATAGTTATAAATCTCTTGACTTTACCACTGAAGTAAAAGATGCCAATGGAGCTGTAGAGGTAACTACTAATGCACTAGGACAAGAAATCATTAAAATGCTAAAACAAAGTTCAGACTTTGCTAATGCTTTAGCTAATGAAAGTGGAAAATTACAAACTGCTGTTCAAAGCTTAACTACTTCTTCAAATTCTCAAGCAGCTTCTTTAGAAGAAACTGCAGCAGCTTTAGAAGAGATCACTTCTTCTATGCAAAATGTTTCAGTTAAAACTAGTGATGTTATCGCTCAATCTGAAGAGATTAAAAATGTTACAGGTATTATAGGTGATATTGCAGATCAAATCAATCTTTTAGCTTTAAATGCAGCTATTGAAGCAGCTCGTGCTGGAGAACATGGTAGAGGCTTTGCGGTTGTGGCTGATGAAGTTAGAAAACTAGCTGAAAGAACTCAAAAGTCTTTATCAGAAATTGAAGCTAATACTAATTTACTTGTTCAATCTATCAATGATATGGCAGAAAGTATTAAAGAACAAACTGCAGGTATCACTCAAATCAATGATAGTGTAGCTCAAATTGATCAAACTACTAAAGATAATGTTGAAATTGCTAATGAATCAGCTATTATTTCTAGTACAGTAAGTGATATAGCTAATAATATCTTAGAAGATGTTAAGAAGAAGAGGTTTTAA